Genomic DNA from Nitrosarchaeum koreense MY1:
TCAGTCAAAGTGATTTCAACTTTACCAATACGACTACGATATTGTTTTATTTTTTTTCCTTCAGGGGAAATTACAAATTTATCTACTTCGGCAAGTGCCAATTCTTCCAAATTCGATAAGGTTTTGTAAACTGTAGATATTGAAATTTTTAACTCATCTGCAATTTGTGTTGCATCTTTTGATTCATTTTTAATTGAAAATAACACAGCCCTAG
This window encodes:
- a CDS encoding helix-turn-helix transcriptional regulator: MSKPNIIQLSEFDITQKIIESLSNVCTRAVLFSIKNESKDATQIADELKISISTVYKTLSNLEELALAEVDKFVISPEGKKIKQYRSRIGKVEITLTDLEPTLHLYPNTSNPKTNTS